The Pogona vitticeps strain Pit_001003342236 chromosome 3, PviZW2.1, whole genome shotgun sequence genome includes a window with the following:
- the LOC110087244 gene encoding uncharacterized protein LOC110087244 yields MSNGQNLTGSGSGEQSQAEIIHSPSEHQAADPKPSNLLLTVENVQKLQEEYPVAKSGSARESIEAYIEQSNLYLNKSETNTDGGKGQKLLDEKEKISLIPQREGICQDPAEDLEESPKKDFQTCSLPSSTIEAQSSKRRDVADLETQTEWSYSDRSEGSSEQRGKKLDQRSMTEKEKRVSIGSEELRTGSIGEKEKHEIVLDSKVSSSPDEEADVTTLFKQEDHSITDLCHLGFCEFCNNFLKGLPTAEELEDKPDTMESFLCCRTYKEVFECVIQELLESSSPESEIDIRPHPRLSQTLMESKTKKLLKDEIEERGFENYREIFEQYMKFGTCIKIKFKLSAHPPKKKVSLKKQRPHPKELLKIDTEFQAEQLKMELAKFNILQ; encoded by the exons ATGTCTAACGGACAGAACCTAACAGGGTCCGGTAGCGGAGAACAGTCCCAAGCAGAAATAATTCATTCTCCTTCTGAACACCAGGCAGCGGACCCCAAGCCTTCCAATCTACTTCTCACTgtagaaaatgttcagaaacttcaagAAGAGTATCCAGTTGCTAAATCTGGCTCAGCCAGGGAGTCAATTGAGGCATACATTGAGCAGAGTAATCTCTATCTGAATAAGAGTGAAACTAATACAGATGGAGGCAAGGGGCAGAAGCTActggatgaaaaagagaaaatttCTCTTATTCCTCAAAGAGAAGGTATCTGCCAAGATCCCGCAGAAGACTTGGAAGAAAGTCCAAAAAAAG atTTCCAGACATGTTCTTTGCCATCTTCAACTATCGAGGCTCAGTCATCAAA AAGGCGTGATGTTGCAGATTTGGAAACGCAGACAGAATGGAGTTACTCAGATAGATCTGAAGGTTCAAGTGAACAAA GAGGAAAAAAGCTGGATCAGAGAAGCATGACTGAAAAGGAGAAACGTGTGAGCATAGGAAGTGAAG AACTAAGGACTGGTAGcattggagaaaaagaaaaacatgagatTGTATTGGACAGTAAAG TGAGCTCTTCTCCCGATGAAGAGGCTGATGTGACAACTCTGTTCAAACAAGAG GATCATTCCATTACTGACCTCTGTCACCTTGGCTTCTGTGAGTTTTGTAACAACTTCCTGAAGGGATTGCCAACTGCAGAGGAACTTGAGGATAAGCCAGATACAATGGAAAGT TTTCTTTGTTGCAGGACTTATAAAGAAGTTTTCGAGTGTGTGATACAGGAGCTCTTAGAAAGTAGCTCCCCAGAAAGTGAGATAGACATCCGTCCACATCCACGTCTTTCACAAACACTCATGGAGAGCAAGACTAAAAAACTCCTGAAGGATGA AATAGAAGAGAGGGGCTTTGAGAACTACAGGGAGATATTTGAACAATATATGAAGTTTGGAACAT GTATCAAAATTAAATTCAAATTATCAGcccacccaccaaaaaaaaaggtttcccTTAAGAAACAACGGCCACATCCAAAAGAACTACTGAAGATAGACACAGAGTTCCAAGCAGAGCAGTTAAAG atGGAACTGGCCAAGTTTAATATCCTACAATAA